Proteins from one Haliaeetus albicilla chromosome 28, bHalAlb1.1, whole genome shotgun sequence genomic window:
- the DUSP6 gene encoding dual specificity protein phosphatase 6, producing the protein MLDTFRPVPFASEMAISKSVAWLNEQLEMGNDRLLLMDCRPQELYESSHIESAINVAIPGIMLRRLQKGNLPLRSLVSSSEEDRERFARRCGTDTVVLYDEHSRDWNENTGGESVLGLLLKRLKDEGCKAFYLEGGFSKFQAEFALHCETNLDSSCSSSSPPLPVLGLGGLRISSDSSSDIESDIDRDPNSATDSDGSPLSNNQPSFPVEILPYLYLGCAKDSTNLDVLEEFGIKYILNVTPNLPNLFENAGEFKYKQIPISDHWSQNLSQFFPEAISFIDEARGKNCGVLVHCLAGISRSVTVTVAYLMQKLNLSMNDAYDIVKMKKSNISPNFNFMGQLLDFERTLGLSSPCDNRVPNQQLYFTTPSNQNVFQVDSLQST; encoded by the exons ATGCTAGATACGTTCAGACCCGTCCCTTTCGCGTCGGAAATGGCGATTAGTAAATCCGTGGCGTGGCTCAACGAGCAGCTGGAGATGGGCAACGACCGGCTCCTCCTGATGGACTGTCGGCCGCAGGAGTTGTACGAATCGTCCCACATCGAGTCGGCCATCAACGTGGCCATCCCCGGCATCATGCTGCGGCGGTTGCAGAAGGGCAACCTGCCCCTCCGCTCCCTCGTTTCCAGCAGCGAGGAAGACCGGGAACGCTTCGCCCGCCGGTGCGGCACCGACACCGTGGTACTGTACGACGAGCACAGCCGCGATTGGAACGAAAACACCGGGGGAGAATccgtgctggggctgctcctcaAGCGCCTCAAAGACGAAGGCTGTAAAGCGTTTTATCTGGAAG GTGGTTTCAGCAAGTTCCAGGCCGAGTTCGCCCTGCACTGCGAAACTAACCTAGACAGTTCGTGTAGCAGCAGCTCTCCTCCTTTGCCAGTCCTGGGCTTGGGAGGCCTCCGAATCAGCTCCGATTCCTCCTCAGACATTGAATCTGACATTGACAGAGACCCCAACAGTGCCACCGACTCCGATGGCAGCCCTCTCTCCAACAACCAGCCTTCCTTCCCGGTGGAGATTTTACCCTACCTCTACTTAGGCTGTGCCAAGGACTCCACTAACCTGGACGTTTTAGAAGAGTTCGGCATTAAATACATCTTGAATGTTACCCCCAACCTGCCTAATCTCTTTGAAAACGCCGGCGAATTCAAGTACAAACAGATCCCCATCTCTGACCACTGGAGCCAAAATCTGTCTCAGTTCTTTCCCGAGGCCATCTCCTTTATAG ATGAAGCACGGGGGAAGAACTGCGGCGTCCTGGTGCATTGCTTGGCAGGGATCAGCCGCTCGGTCACGGTGACGGTGGCCTACCTCATGCAGAAGCTCAACTTGTCCATGAACGACGCCTACGATATCGTCAAGATGAAGAAGTCCAACATTTCACCCAACTTCAACTTCATGGGTCAGCTGCTGGACTTTGAGCGGACTCTGGGGCTGAGCAGCCCCTGTGACAATCGAGTGCCGAACCAGCAGCTGTACTTCACCACCCCTTCCAACCAGAACGTCTTCCAGGTGGATTCCCTGCAGTCCACGTGA